A stretch of Henckelia pumila isolate YLH828 chromosome 4, ASM3356847v2, whole genome shotgun sequence DNA encodes these proteins:
- the LOC140865075 gene encoding subtilisin-like protease SBT3.9, whose product MLCFELVLSSNMASHWVCVILFFVTYQLSCFAADGAVSSNVHIVYMGDRQHDEPHLVENSHHELLSGILESKEAASESILYSYKHGFSGFAAVLTPSQAKTIAGMPGVVSVIANRILRLHTTRSWDFLHVNHLSDGILVKAGSGSESIIGVLDSGIWPESESFKDDEMEPVPSRWKGTCEVGEEFDHSNCNRKLIGARWYVKGYKAEFGELITENGTEFMSTRDASGHGTHTSSTAAGSLVKNASFLGLGQGMARGGAPSARLAIYKVCWATGGCSSADLLAALDDAIHDGVDVISMSLGLVAPLSSYFDDVVSIGSFHAVASGIPVICSGGNGGPFPETVVNTAPWITTVAASTIDRAFPVALTIGNNQTFVGQSLFISKDLDKFYPIVYGEDIAATGADEDDARSCASGSLNATLAKGKVILCFETRSQRFVSTAESSVHDVEGVGLVFARFLTKDVNLCLEVPCAQVDFTTGTSILSYIASTSNPVIKYNVPKTAVGQQVSPNVALFSSRGPSSLSPSVLKPDIAAPGVNILASWSAAQAAQPYDDSQKSELSPFHFKFESGTSMACPHVSAIVALIKAIHPKWSPAAIKSALVTTASLTDEYGRPAVAEGSPYKQADPFDYGGGHIDPNKAIDPGLVYDTDMDDYTHFLCAMGYNASSMTLFTRTKTDCTKTTNFLANFNQPSITIPELKRVVTVSRTVTNVGPDSSVYFARIKAPPGTHVKVEPGILSFSSRVNKIQFKVTFWSNLRVQGVYSFGSLVWDDGCHHVRIPMSVRSVLEEY is encoded by the exons ATGCTTTGCTTCGAGTTAGTGCTGAGTTCCAATATGGCTTCTCATTGGGTTTGTGTCATTCTTTTCTTTGTAACATACCAACTTTCTTGCTTTGCTGCCGACGGTGCAGTTTCCAGcaat GTTCACATTGTTTATATGGGAGATAGGCAACATGATGAGCCTCACCTTGTTGAAAATTCTCACCATGAGCTTCTCTCAGGCATTCTTGAAAG CAAAGAAGCTGCAAGTGAATCAATTTTGTACAGCTACAAACATGGATTCTCTGGTTTTGCTGCGGTCTTGACTCCGTCCCAGGCCAAAACTATTGCAG GTATGCCTGGTGTTGTTAGTGTCATTGCTAATAGAATTCTTCGTCTTCACACGACTCGGAGTTGGGATTTTCTGCACGTTAATCATTTAAGTGATGGGATTCTAGTAAAAGCTGGATCAGGGAGTGAATCTATCATTGGTGTTCTTGATTCTG GAATATGGCCTGAGTCTGAGAGCTTTAAAGACGATGAAATGGAACCGGTTCCATCGCGTTGGAAAGGCACGTGTGAGGTAGGGGAAGAGTTTGATCATTCGAATTGTAACAG GAAACTCATTGGTGCCCGTTGGTATGTTAAAGGTTACAAAGCCGAATTCGGAGAGCTGATCACAGAAAATGGCACTGAGTTTATGTCCACTCGAGATGCATCAGGCCATGGGACTCACACATCATCCACTGCAGCTGGTTCTTTGGTAAAAAACGCGAGTTTTTTGGGATTGGGACAAGGGATGGCTAGAGGTGGCGCCCCTTCTGCTCGGTTGGCTATATACAAAGTGTGTTGGGCGACGGGTGGATGCAGCTCTGCTGATCTTCTTGCTGCACTGGACGATGCAATACATGATGGAGTGGATGTTATATCGATGTCTTTGGGTTTAGTGGCACCCCTTTCGAGTTACTTTGATGATGTTGTGTCAATAGGCTCATTCCATGCTGTGGCCAGTGGGATTCCTGTCATCTGCTCGGGTGGAAATGGCGGTCCATTTCCTGAGACGGTTGTGAATACTGCTCCATGGATTACAACAGTTGCTGCAAGCACCATTGATAGAGCTTTTCCAGTAGCATTAACCATCGGAAACAATCAAACATTTGTG GGTCAATCTTTGTTCATAAGCAAGGATCTCGACAAGTTCTATCCTATCGTGTATGGTGAAGATATTGCAGCAACCGGTGCTGATGAAGATGACGCgag AAGTTGCGCTTCTGGATCGTTGAATGCAACTCTAGCTAAGGGAAAAGTCATTCTTTGTTTTGAAACACGAAGCCAAAGGTTTGTTTCCACTGCTGAAAGCTCTGTACATGACGTCGAGGGCGTTGGGCTCGTCTTTGCACGGTTTCTGACTAAAGATGTGAACTTGTGCTTGGAAGTTCCTTGTGCCCAAGTGGACTTCACAACAGGAACATCCATACTCTCCTACATAGCATCAACTAG CAATCCTGTTATAAAATATAATGTTCCAAAGACAGCAGTAGGGCAGCAGGTTTCCCCTAATGTTGCACTCTTTTCTTCTAGAGGGCCAAGTTCTCTCTCCCCTTCTGTGCTTAAG CCTGACATCGCTGCTCCCGGAGTCAACATTCTCGCCTCATGGTCTGCTGCTCAAGCAGCTCAACCATATGATGACTCCCAGAAATCCGAACTTTCTCCGTTTCACTTCAAATTCGAATCGGGAACTTCCATGGCCTGCCCTCATGTATCTGCCATTGTGGCTCTTATTAAGGCTATCCATCCTAAATGGAGTCCTGCTGCAATTAAGTCGGCCCTCGTCACAACAG CCTCGTTGACCGATGAATATGGCCGGCCAGCGGTTGCGGAAGGATCTCCATACAAACAAGCCGACCCCTTCGACTATGGCGGTGGCCATATCGATCCCAACAAAGCCATCGACCCCGGTCTAGTATATGACACAGACATGGATGATTACACTCATTTCCTATGTGCCATGGGCTATAATGCCTCATCAATGACCTTATTCACAAGAACCAAAACCGATTGCACGAAAACGACTAACTTCCTGGCGAACTTTAATCAGCCTTCTATCACCATTCCTGAACTGAAAAGGGTTGTCACGGTATCCAGAACCGTGACGAATGTCGGCCCGGATTCGTCGGTCTACTTTGCTAGGATCAAGGCTCCTCCAGGTACACATGTTAAAGTGGAACCTGGGATTCTTTCTTTTAGTTCAAGAGTGAACAAGATTCAGTTTAAGGTGACATTTTGGTCTAATTTGAGAGTTCAAGGAGTCTACTCGTTTGGAAGTTTGGTTTGGGATGATGGATGCCATCATGTTAGGATTCCCATGAGTGTTCGATCGGTTCTTGAAGAGTAttga
- the LOC140894467 gene encoding uncharacterized protein: protein MVKPRAYVVYEGKKPGVYDQWSEASAQVTGVPNSCHKGFDSKREAEAAFESFRKLSFDSPPSQQHQGSTSTPSAGSNDDVLRSRTLARLLQEQSDLAREIASRSFKMEKLCAEIRALLQEMRGN from the exons ATGGTGAAG CCTAGAGCGTATGTTGTTTACGAGGGTAAAAAACCGGGAGTGTACGACCAATGGTCCGAAGCAAGTGCCCAAGTTACTGGCGTCCCGAACTCTTGTCACAAAGGATTCGACAGTAAGAGAGAGGCAGAGGCTGCGTTTGAGTCCTTCCGAAAGCTTTCGTTTGATTCTCCTCCTTCTCAACAGCATCAAGGTTCCACGTCCACTCCATCTGCAGGTTCTAATGATGATGTGCTCCGTAGTAGGACATTAGCTCGACTACTTCAGGAGCAATCTGATCTAGCTCGTGAAATTGCAAGTAGATCATTCAAAATGGAAAAACTATGCGCCGAGATCAGAGCATTATTGCAAGAAATGCGGGGAAATTAG